The DNA window CTACACTCAAGGTAAAGCATATTCTCCTCCTGCACAATCTGGATATCACAATTTgtcagaaaataactttttaacattGATTTACTCTCAGATAGtaaatatcaatcaatcaatcagtcaattaatcaaatttgaTCTGTATAGCACCTTTGAAAGCAACACGGCATTTCAAAGtaatatacataaaatacaaaattacaaagtcatagaacacacagtcaacattacattttgcacatcagattattgattaatgtttcatgaataggtttcaaaagcaactctaaacagctgagtttttagtctagatgtaaaggaactcagtgtttcagctgttttgcagttttctggaagattgttccagatttgtggtgcatagaagctgaatgctgcttcaattgttttctcttttttagtgGGTTTTCCCATCAGCCACTCTGGTTTTTCTCATTCTTATGATGCCAGGTGAGTCTTTTAATGACAAGTGtcaaagttagtttttttttttttttgtgagagcAGTTTAGAATCTGAGACAATCCAAAATTAGTAGTGCTAATTTCAGATGTATTcatattttggaaaaatttaaGATATGCATGTTTAAATGTTCTATTTTTGCACAGTTGTAATGACTATAACACAGCCTACAAATGTGGCCTCACTTGCCTATGAATTGTCCTCATCAGGTTTGTGCAGCTCATTTAAGGTTAACTGCTCCAAACCAGACCAACCGAGCCTGCTGGCAGCTCTGAGCCCTGTCTTTGACCTGATGGCTATCCGGCCCGTAATGAaccaaaccacacacacaaccaTCACCATGTACTTCACTCTGTACGGGATATTAGGAGTGGTATGTTCAGTGTCATATTATTTCTAACATAAAATATGGACTGAAGGActcattttataaaaagaaaaaatgccaGGCTCCAAGTTAAAACCAAAGTAATTTTTATAATGATTGCATCATGCAATATAACATATTTACTCATCAATGTCTAGTTTACTTTTAGTGAGATCTTAATTTTGGTGTCTATTTTCAAAAATGCACAATAAGAAAAAATTCTATTTcaacaatttaatgttttgtctttcagGACGAAAAGTCTCAAGTCCTCACCACTTACCTTTGGATGCACTTCGTAAGCAGAACACTATCAATATCATAATCAACCAGCTTGATTTTTATAGTAGTAGATTTGATTTCCttactcattttatttgtgaCAGAGATTTCATGAGCCACTCTGCGTACTACTATCATcactcttttcttcttcttgcagTGGTGGACGAGTGAGTTTAGCAGGTGGGACCCAGCTCAGTGTGGCACGAACAACATTTCAATTCCCAAAGAGAAGATCTGGCTTCCAGATATTGTCATCAATGAGTTGTGAGTTGATTCCTAATAATCAATACACTTGCAAGACACCTCTTTGAAAACATGGATGACtttctaaatttatttgtatgGTCGCACGTGTTTACTCACCCTGTGCTATTGGGAATGCACAATAATATAAACTTACTGAAATACTTatctttttaatgaaatatgagCTGTTTTGAGCAATATTTACCCACAGAAAACCTTAAATCAGTCACAATTATTGCTTTTTATAAAGATTGTAATTATAATTCATATTTGCCTGCTTTGCTCTTTTAGCatggaagaaaacaaagcacCGTCTATACCATACATGTACCTGTTCAGTGATGGTAGGGTACACGAAGCTCTTCCACTCAGAGTTGTTAGCTCCTGTAATCTCGACATCTATGCCTTTCCCTTCGACATACAGAACTGTTCCCTAACTTTCAACTCCTACATCTACTATGGTGAGTCACTGCAACAAAATGTTGCAtcttctataaaaaaaatatgcagtttttgtcatttacaaAATTTCAAAGTCTTTCATTATAGACGTTAGAAATAAGTTCACAACAAGCTGTCACTGCACAGAAGACTTTAACAATTATAGACCACCAAAATtaacataattatgaagtggcaagaaaggttttcattttcctagctaataaaaatctgaaaagtatttttatttagcctTTTTAGTCTGATATTTCCTCCCCCCAACCCtcctgaaaaaaacacattcagttgTTTGGAGaagtcaaaatcaaatcaaatctgttTATTAATCACCTTAAAAGTAACAAGAAGACCAAAGTGCAAACaagaaaagtgaaacattatagcagaaattatataaaatatttaaaaccaacacaaaagtGAAATGGGAACATAGATACTATTTTGCTGCATTATTTGATGTTGAATAAATGGCTTTTAAGAATTATCAATAGATTTGTAGTAGAACTAATAATGTATGACATGCAAATTGCATAgtggaaaattttattttacctttagtgtttattcctttgtttttataatgctagaagtgaaaaagttcaatttttcaattttagcAGTTGTTAAAGATTGTCATTCCTTCAGGTCTGACATTGTCTTAAAGACCAGATAGATGCCTGATTTGCAGAGGCAAACCTCTCCACATTATCTGAACTGAGCAACGATAGCAAAAGCTCTTCCACCTCTGGATTTATAACAAACCTTGGGTACTATAAAGCATCTGATGTGAACTTGGTGGGGGCATTTTGAACCAACTGTAAACAAATAAGTGAGTATTTTTCTCATCTGGCCTgaggaagtctgggcctccctgtTTGGGCTGCTTCCCCCACAATCTGACCCCGTATAAGcaaaagatggatggattaatCTTTGCTAGATGCCTTAAAGAAACTAGACTTCACTGTCATAAAATGGTGAATTACATGACGCAAATACAGAGAGGAGGTAAACAGGTGAAAGTCAATagcttacttaaaaaaaataagacaaaccaaaaacttaaaaaaaaactaaagtcaGATGACTCCAAAATAATACAGCACAAGGGAAACAGGCATGTGGTATGAGAGATAATAACAGAGGGATCTCAGCAAGAGCTGTGTGAGTGGGAGATTATGCAGGAGAGTTGATTGCTGAACAAGCAGCAGATTGATTAGAAATCGTGTGCAACTGTAAGGGAAGGCAAGTAACtgtgatattttaaatacacaGACATATCCCAAAATCCACACACCCCAGAATTGTGACGGTCACACCTGAAGTCAGTTGGGTGTTTCACGTATCTCAAGTCACATAATTATTGTATGAAGTATGAATATATACAGCTTTTAGGGCCATAGATGTTGGACAATTGTTCTATCCATcatctaaataaattaaaagattggAGTAAATGCAAACCAACCATGACAAGTTTGTCAGGGTTGTAATGTGTCAAGAAGAAAattattgttgaaagaaagtcatGAAAAGTCATCTTTGCAGCAATGTATGAAGCACAGAATGAATGCCCTATTCACTTTtggtctgtcaaataaaatcccacgCAGTTACACAGAACTATGTGGTTGTGATaacaaattaaaccaaaatttcATCTACTAATTATTTCCAATAATGCTGCCCTATTTCATTCTAAGTTCACATGGTCTGAATCATttcataatatttaaattatactGTTTCTCTTTGTGGGTTTTCACTGATCTtggttgtttgtgttgtttgttcCCAGCGATTGAGCTTAAAATAATTCTTGGACGAGACGCAGAATTAATGACCGTATTCTCTAAGGGCGTAATGACCACCATGGGTGAATGGACACTGGTGGACATCACTGCACAGAAAATAGAGATAAATGACAAGTCGGGTCTTTACCCAGACATGCTTGCATTTTACGTAAGTTTttagcatgtaaaaaaaaaggactgttaattatatttaaatcttCAAGGTGTGCAAAAGTATCCACCCTGGATGAATCCTGATTATGATCACTCTTCAGATCCGAGTGCAGCGCCGCTCCATCATGTACGTAGTGACCCTGCTGCTCCCCAGCTGCTTCCTCATCACGTTGGACCTCTTCAGCTTCTTGCTGCCTCCTGAGAGCACAGACAGGTCCTCCTTCAAGATGACCATCATCTTCGGCTACACGGTGTTCCTGCTCATGATGAACGACCTGCTGCCCATCACCGGAAACACCATACCTCTGATAAGTCAGTCTGAGCTTCAGATAATTACTGTACAGTGCACAAGAGATGTCCTCTAGGGTCCTTGAACCTTTATATGCATCTCTATTTCAACAaatcaaatgtaatttaaataactttatctATTTAAGCACAAGTAAAACAAGTATGTTCAGGTAATTCTAGCTAAATTACTTTTGATTCAGGCCTGCTGAATCAGGGAAACTTCTAAAAATTACAGCATATTTTCAACACTCTTTCTCTAATATATAAAGAAGTCCTGTTATAAGTCTTAGCTAAAATGTTGACATCACAGTTTTCTGTTCCTAGATGTGTTCTTCTCTCTTTGCCTGGTCCTGATGGTGGCCAGTTTGCTGGAGACCATCTTCATCACCAACATATTGATCAACTCATCCGACTTCTCTCCCGTCCCTCGATGGATTCGGATTCTTGTTCTGAATGTCCTTGGCTGTCTCGTTTGCATGCCGCgaaggagagagaaaccagaggGTTCAGGTACAGAAGCTGCAGAAGGCAAGGCAACATAATACACattacataaaagcaaaaaccaGAAGACATAAtcacaaaagaaagaaacattgatATGgtaacataaacaaataaaacacaaagacaatttagaaataataaatcaatttttgGCCTTTATGGATATGCTGCAGCACAAAGGCAAGGTTATCGGTCCTGATTTAAACAGCCAACAGCTAATCTAgagtataaaaaataaatgttgcctCCCCTGGTCTTCACTTTGTTTCTGGAATAATCCAGGAACAAAGTGAAGACGTTTCTGGTGACCTGAGGGGTCAACATGGTTCACACCTGACCAGCAACTCTGAGTTTGATTTAGGTCCAAAACCTTTACAGGAGATCAACAAGATTTAAGCTTTATTCTTGGGCAAACAGAGAAGCAGTGCAATGATCTAAAGCTGGTGTGATGATCTAGTTTTCTATTAGTCAAAACTCTGGAAGCTGTATTTTAGATGCACCTACGTTTTTGGTTGGTCTGTGTTCTTTAGCCAAATGAAATCTATTTAGAGTTAGATTTTAACCTTGCATTTTCAGGACCAAATCCGTTCTAGTTAAGTGATTTAAAAGAGAATAATCTTCGTTCTAgttcaataaatatcaataagaaggaaaataaattaatcaaataaagaaaataatcttgACTAATTTCATAAAGTTCAGTCTCATTGCTTCTTACACACAGATCCAGGAACAACAAACAGATTTGATGTAAATCCTCTTGAAACGGGGGAACCATCTGAGGAAGACGAGGCCCTGATGGAGCTGAAGAGCCTGAGCCTCGCCCTGCAGGCCATCCGCTGTGAGGTGGAGCAGCAGCACAAAGGGAAGCAGAGCTCTGAGGAATGGATCCAGGTGGGTCTCATCATTGACCGCCTGCTGTTTGGCCTCTACATCGTCTTCATATCAGTCAGcttcatcaccatcatcatcctctGGGTTAACTCCTGCAGTCAGTAGAATAATGCATGTTAGAGGGACTTACTTTTACTCAGAAGGTTTTTGCagaattttgtaattttttggagaATTTTAAACATTGACTTATTTCAGGAATGATGTGATGCAATATGcaatatattaaaaagttacacaattgttttgaataaataatgtaataattgatttattggatCTATATTTTGCTTAATATATTAAATCGCTGAAGAAACACAGTAATAGTATCAATGACTTCTACACAATACATAGTTATAGTTAAGTAACTAtatgttttctcaatttttatgtaatatattccacttttaaatgttatttaatgcTATTCTTTCATAGAATATATTATATAGACAGATTGAAAATGATTTGTATTGATATTGATTTTGaatcatgtttgtttctttgcattttATACTGACTGTTATACATTATGATACATGATATGATTATGATATGATATGTTAAATTCCTGAATACTTTGAGTGTTTTGATCTCTTACATGTTACTGAATGTTGACTGTTTAAAGGTGTAAAGTTAAATGAGAACCTGGAcatttttatcttgtttgtgtcttcatacatattttgtttatattgtaaTCATCAGGACTGGAGAAAATCTTTAATTTGAAGTTGAGTGTCTAAAACTGATTACACCAGCTTCTGACTCTGACTTGAAAAATAGTTGAAaaccatgattttttttttctccttcagaacTATGCACTTTTGGTTTTTAGTCCTCTCACCAGAAAAAAGAATATTGAAGTTGCAACATTACAGAAGATGAACACAGCAATGATCTGCAGCTGTTTGAGTCATAgacagtcttttttttgttgttgcactGTGCCAGGGAGTAAAGTCAgatccaaaatattttcaaagaattttttttctgacaaacacAAGAGCAGCATGAGTGGGGTTGAACTAATCTGAAAGTTAACATAAAGTGATCACCTGTGGATGAAATCTTTTGTCTACTTTGACCTTCTTTGTTTAGACCTCCATGTACAATGCCAGACAGTTTtgaaaatatcatttaaaacttttgcatttactcaggttatctttgtctggtATTGCAAGTTGCTAGTTATTATttcttacaaaaataataaattttagcTGCATTATTGGCtgcaatttttgagaaaaaagagaaaacaccTGTTCCTTGCATGGTGTCCACCCTTTATTTTCCTATAACCATGAGGTGTGACTGTGACAGCGCTGTGGTCGGTCACCACAGTCACACACTGAGGTGAAACCCGTCTGCtgtggtttgtgtttgtttaatgtgAAACCAACTACAAAGAGAGCAGCTACCCTGTTTTGTGTTCTACTCTCCCACATTATTTGCAGGGGGACGTGTCCTCGTCTCGCTCAAGTCATAGTCATGTTGTTTATTTCTGAGCAATCAGAGCCTAAATGTAGCAAGGTGAGTTGCAAGAACACTTCACTCTTCAGTAATACTTGATCAGGTTTCAAATTGAggtccaaacatttttttttctcttaggcctgaaaatatttaactgacaacagctaaaactgaactttttcatTTCCAATATTATGAAATCCAAGGAATATGCATCAAAGGTAAAGTATCATCTCCCATTGCACAATTTGCATGTCAGACATAGCCTGTTCTacaacaaaaaatctgtttataacTTATAAgctatttatttaatatcaaatAACTCAACACAAATTGATTGCtcaatgaatttttattttattttagtggcTTCTTCCATCAGCCATGTCCACTGTGGCAATTCTAACCATCATTCTGCCGGGTGAGCTTTTAATTGAAACTATGATTATTTGTAAAGTTTAGTGACACACAGCAAAATGGAAGTGTAGGTAATAATTGAACTCTGTGCTTTCAAACTTAATTgcataaaatgttaaacacatttaacattAATTCTATGAAATTGGGAAGTACTTAGATTTAGGTAAAGAAGCCTCACTATTCTCCTTGTTAGTTTTCTGCGGTGCCGTTGAGGTGAACTGCTCCCAGCCGGACCATCCCAGCTTCCTGGCGGCTCTGTCTCCTGCCTTCGACCTGAGCGCCATACGACCCGTcgagaaccagaagacctgcaCCAACATCAGCGTGCACTTCACTCTCTACGGGATATTAGGAGTGGTATGTTGAGCTTCAAggcatttacaaataaaaaaacattactttaatgaagaaaattagTGTAcagattaatgttttaatgttgtcTTTATAATCTAGGATGAAAAGTCCCAACTCCTCATCACTTACATTTGGCTCTACTATGTAAGCTATGCAAACATTTATTACCATTTATGTGTCAACTTTGTtgctgtttcttatttttattcaactgtTTACTTTCTATGCATAAAGTCTGAAAACtaactgagatttttttttgtttttttgtttcagtggtGGAAGAATGAGTTCATCAGTTGGGATCCAGTCCAATGTGGCACCGACAAGATTTCTCTTCCCAAGGAAAAGTTTTGGATTCCAGATATTGTAATCAATGAATTGTGAGTGGTCAACaattttaaactgtaatgttACAAAAGATTTGTTGACAAAAAGGTACATTTTTTACCTTTAAACCACACATGTTCAAGCGGAagttttaattagttaaattttcttacatttttatttttctcagctacAATCTTGACAACATATCTGTGcacgtttttgttttcttctgacaGTATTTTCTACCAAATAAGCGAAGacactttttccacatgaaTGTTCTTAAACTTGTCATGCTCTGATTTTTGCTCTCTTAGCATGGAGGAAAATAAAGCGCCATCAGTTCCGTATCTTTACCTGTATAATGACGGTAAAATTAAGGATACGTTTCCTGTCAGAGTTGTGAGCTCCTGCAACCTGAATATCTACACTTTTCCCTTCGACATACAGAACTGCTCTCTGACTTTCAACTCCTATGTGTACTATGGTGAGTCTCTCCCATTAAGTcttatttactttctttaaattgaaattgaaaCTCAAGTATATTTAGATCAAAATCATCAATCTATCTGGAAGTTCAGATGCAACACAATCATTcacaaaaaggtttaaaataaaaaatatatatttttaaaaaattgccaAAGACAGAAGTCATAGAGGAGTGATGACTTTACGACTGGAAGGCAGGACTCAAACTCCAATGCCACACAATAGACCTACACTAGCTACTGAAGTTGAGTGAAGCAGAGTCTCATGAATGAAGCACAGAGTACGATCCCCACTGTGAGCATCAGTGAAACCAACGAGCTAAAATACAATCCAGATACAACCGTCCTTGAGATGCTTGGCAATAGCAGTAGTAATTGCGACCTTAAGAGATCACTTCATTACTGCGAGAAAGTAaggcagataaaaacaaatacatgccacactCACACAGCTCTAAGCAttgcaaaaaaacataaatgtttaagGATTGGAAAAGTGAAAGGGTTGAGTATAGATTCTTAAAGCAGAgagtgttatgtatttttcatgCACATGGCTCCTGTTAAGGAgaaaagttattatgttagcttaaattttggaaaaagcatggctctccttttcctcctgttagccgggtcgcgagcggatgtcatcacggctgcaaaagtacggcgaaacagaatgacgtcacagatcacggagtttaatctcatacaaagcaatcgacaacaaagctgcagaggaacagagatatgcattatatcacaaaataagacacacaagggaagacaaacgaacacagagacagacaaaggcgcccacgtggagaaaagatgaaaaaactctCAGAGACTCTCCGGTGCTGCCCCTGGAATTTTAAACTaaaaggtgtttccctatttaatatatgcagtcaaggcgttccgttctttgaccactCAGAGACCTGCCCCGGCCCCCAAAGAGacccggaaactcccctcacCACAGCTCAGCTTCCAAGGTGATCTGCTTTTTGTCCAAGCGAAAGGGGGGCCGCTCCGTGTCCCTCTCCGCCTGATAcgggagaggcgccaaagagtctgtaactcctatcggaatgtaaattttattgctgtgtctgtcaaagggggaggaaaacaggccctgctttgtctgctttccgcatctcagacgagacctgttccaaatagaagtattgtatataactgttacacatgtcgtatatTGGCtatattaaacaccaaaaaataatcatttttcttaacactCCTTTTTATAGAACCAGCAAGTAAACTATATTAcctttagttatttttaaaaagcataactGATAAGAAATTTGGCTTCGCAATTTGATGCGTTGAAATTGGTCTTTGTCTCTTAAAGCAGATTCTTTTCTTTCCAACACTCCACCTTCATGCCTTCACAACAATGTTCATCCATTATGCCACTCACAACCGTTCTTTGCaacgttgcactgagaagtagtcCCTATAATGAGCTTagcagatgagcagttccaccaggagTTTGCCAATTGAAGCTGCCGCTAGTCTTAAGGAGATAAGTGGGAGAGTCAAGGGGAACAATGCTCTATGGGTTAGAGGCTTGACTTGGGTCTGCAAGTCTAAAGAGGatctttgtggaaaaaattgGCACTTGGAGAGGTCAAGAATTAGGCACCTTGTATTCAAAAAGTGTTAGTTTTATGCCTCAAATTAACACTACAGGTATGTTATTGACATGGGtgtaacattataacatgatataaagtctaaaaaaaaagttgattataCATAATTTGCCCTGGCCTCGCTAAGCACTGTGACTGTTAGCAGTAACTCAGCTATACAGGTAGCTAAACACTTTCCCATCCGTCCACCAAGAAGCACTCCATTTGGTTCTTTAGCAGGGTTTAATGAGAATCGTGTAAAACTGTAACACACAAAGGTACAGAAAATGAATGCCAGCTAGGCTAACACATTGGACTGACACAAGTAAAAATGTCTATCTTCACATAAACATGTCAACGGGTTacaaattataatttatatGACAAGCAAATTAAAACAGTACTTACAGACGATGCTGTTTTCCCTTTTTCGCACTtagattaaagaaaacacaacaaaaagtgCTTCTTTCAGAGCACATGGATCAACAGGCCTTCTTCCTTTCTGGTAAACAAATTGTAGTAATAAAAGTGACCACAAGACGGCATCAGTGAACCAGCAATAGacaaaattataacatttgCCACTAGGTGGCCTCAGCAGATGAACTTaacattaaataacattaaattaaacaggTTTCACTACATAATTActccactttaaaaaatgttattcgGTGTATTACAATGGAAAGAATTGAACCACTTGCGTTGtagtgaaagaccaacacaaggAATTCAAAATGGTTTTATCTCCACcactttttatatgttttatactGAAACAAATTTTTTACATGAATATATTTGAACTGTGCAAAAGATCACCGTAGTGGGGTTATTCTTAAACctattgtttttccttttctgtctccAGCTCAAGAGATCAAAGTTTTCCTCGGGCGAGACCCGAAAACAATCACAGAGCTCTCCAAAGAGGTGATGACCACCATGGGTGAATGGGAACTGGTGGACATCACCGCGCAGAAACTAGTGAATAATGATGAGTCGGGTTTTTATACAGACATGCTTGCATTTTATGTAAGTTGATATAAAAAGGTGCACTGTCTCAGAGTTAATGACAATCATCCAAATCTAAATCTGTAAGTTATGCAAAATCCTGAGCATGTTTTCTGCACAGGTCCGAGTGCGGCGCCGTGCCACCATGTACGTGGTGAATCTTCTGCTCCCCAGCTGCTTCCTCATCACGTTGGACCTCTTCAGCTTCCTGCTGCCTCCTGAGAGCACAGATAGGTCCTCCTTCAAGATGACCCTCATCCTGGGCTACACCGTCTTCCTGCTCATCATGAACGACCTGCTGCCAGTCACTGGAAACACCATACCTCTGATAAGTGAGTCTGAGCTTCAGGTCATTGATAGTTGTGCTTCCTGACTGTGggattttacttctttttttttttttggaaaggtTTATCTTTATTCTTACATCAACATGTTGTTCCTTTTCGTCATTAAGAACTTCTAATATAAAGCCAGACTGAAATTCTGACACTTCAAAGTTTCCTTTCCTGCATCCTCTGCTCTCTTTCTACCAGAtgtcttcttctctctctgcctgGCTCTGATGGTGGCCAGTCTGCTGGAGACCATCCTCATCACCAACCTGCTGAGCAACTCGCCTGACTTCTCTCCCGTCCCTCGATGGATTCGGATTCTCGTTCTGAATTGTCTCGGCTGTCTCGTTTGCATGCCGCGAAAAGCTGAGAAGCCCAAAAATTCAGGTAGGGTaccttaaatattaaaaatgagaaatgaaataaataaaatcagtaatAGGTAAATGTCATCACTGTTTCTTGAAAATAGACAAGAGGACGATGTCAGTGGTCGCAGAAATGAAAGCCGATGAAGGAGCAGGAACAGAAGGACCAGCTGAGGAAGACGAGGCCCTGATGGAGCTGAAGAGCCTGAGCCGCGTCCTGCAGGCCATCCGCTGTGAggtggagcagcagcagaacggGAAGCAGAGCTCTGAGGAATGGATCCAGGTGGGTTTCATCATTGACCGCCTGCTGTTTGGCCTCTACATCGCCTTCATATCAGTCAGCTTCTTCACCATCATCATCGTCTGGATTAAATCATACAAGCAGTAGACCGC is part of the Xiphophorus hellerii strain 12219 chromosome 9, Xiphophorus_hellerii-4.1, whole genome shotgun sequence genome and encodes:
- the LOC116725882 gene encoding 5-hydroxytryptamine receptor 3E; translation: MGEWELVDITAQKLVNNDESGFYTDMLAFYVRVRRRATMYVVNLLLPSCFLITLDLFSFLLPPESTDRSSFKMTLILGYTVFLLIMNDLLPVTGNTIPLINVFFSLCLALMVASLLETILITNLLSNSPDFSPVPRWIRILVLNCLGCLVCMPRKAEKPKNSDKRTMSVVAEMKADEGAGTEGPAEEDEALMELKSLSRVLQAIRCEVEQQQNGKQSSEEWIQVGFIIDRLLFGLYIAFISVSFFTIIIVWIKSYKQ
- the LOC116725881 gene encoding 5-hydroxytryptamine receptor 3A-like, with the translated sequence MPGLCSSFKVNCSKPDQPSLLAALSPVFDLMAIRPVMNQTTHTTITMYFTLYGILGVDEKSQVLTTYLWMHFWWTSEFSRWDPAQCGTNNISIPKEKIWLPDIVINEFMEENKAPSIPYMYLFSDGRVHEALPLRVVSSCNLDIYAFPFDIQNCSLTFNSYIYYAIELKIILGRDAELMTVFSKGVMTTMGEWTLVDITAQKIEINDKSGLYPDMLAFYIRVQRRSIMYVVTLLLPSCFLITLDLFSFLLPPESTDRSSFKMTIIFGYTVFLLMMNDLLPITGNTIPLINVFFSLCLVLMVASLLETIFITNILINSSDFSPVPRWIRILVLNVLGCLVCMPRRREKPEGSGTEAAEGKANPGTTNRFDVNPLETGEPSEEDEALMELKSLSLALQAIRCEVEQQHKGKQSSEEWIQVGLIIDRLLFGLYIVFISVSFITIIILWVNSCSQ